One genomic region from Quercus robur chromosome 4, dhQueRobu3.1, whole genome shotgun sequence encodes:
- the LOC126720662 gene encoding probable LRR receptor-like serine/threonine-protein kinase At1g56140 isoform X1, with protein sequence MVGSSPLLALVFCVACIFGQLFELAQAQNRTQAATDPAEVTALNTIFQKWGISASSNQWNISGEPCSGAAIDSTSFNDQNHNPFIKCDCSYNSNSTCHITQLKAYALNVVGVIPDELWTLTFLFNLNLGQNYLTGNLSASIGKLYRMQYLSFGINALSGTLPKELGNLTDVLSLSFSTNNFTGSLPFELGNLVKLQQLYFDSSGISGAIPWTFANLKSLATVWASDTKLTGRIPDFIGNWSKLTTLKLEGNSLEGPIPSVFSNLTSLTELRISDLSNGSSSLAFIRNMKSLSTLVLRNNNISDSIPSNIGEYLKLSQLDLSFNNITGQIPNALFNLSSLSFLFLGSNKLNGIMPAQKSGSLLYIDLSYNNLQGSFPSWVSEQNLQLNLVANNFTIEGSNSSVLPSGLTCLQRGFPCNQGIGRYSEFAIKCGGPQITSSNGIVYERDNETLGPATYYVVDTERWAVSNVGYFSGSNNAQYTSSSLSQFTNTLDSELFQTARLSASSLRYYGLGLENGNYTVSLQFAEIAFVNSNTWQSLGRRVFDIYIQGNLVLKDFDIQKEAGGASFVAVQKEYNNVQVSQNFLEIHLFWAGKGTCCVPAQGTYGPSISAISATPEFTPTVSNSPPSSNKNRTGLIVGLVVGVGVVSFLAVFIVFYVVRRRKLPTNDDEELLGIDAKTFTFSYAELKTATEDFNPDNKLGEGGFGPVYKGTLNDGRVIAVKQLSVTSHQGKNQFLTEIATISAVQHRNLVKLYGCCIEGDKRLLVYEYLENKSLDQALFGKRTLNLDWSTRFNTCLGVARGLVYLHEESRLRIVHRDVKASNILLDFDPIPKISDFGLAKLYDDKKTHISTRVAGTIGYLAPEYAMRGHLTEKADVFAFGVVALELVSVRPNSDSSLEEEKIYLLEWAWQLHENNREVDLVDSKLSEFNEEEVKRLIGVSLLCTQASPTLRPSMSRVVAMLSGDIEVSTVTSRPGYLTDWKYDDITNVIGEGATDISYFNSSTASTSIVGDVGNSLANASKPMIGDAIKQGR encoded by the exons ATGGTAGGATCATCACCTCTTCTAGCTTTAGTTTTTTGTGTTGCTTGCATCTTTGGCCAACTTTTTGAGTTAGCTCAAGCTCAAAATCGAACCCAAGCTGCTACAGATCCTGCTGAAG TGACAGCATTGAATACAATATTTCAAAAATGGGGGATCTCAGCATCATCAAATCAATGGAATATAAGTGGGGAACCATGCAGTGGAGCAGCCATCGACTCCACAAGTTTTAATGACCAAAATCACAACCCTTTTATCAAATGTGACTGTTCGTACAATAGTAACTCTACTTGCCACATTACCCAATT GAAGGCTTATGCCCTAAATGTAGTTGGCGTAATTCCAGATGAACTATGGACTTTGACTTTCCTCTTCAATCT GAATTTGGGCCAAAATTACTTGACTGGTAACTTGTCTGCATCCATCGGCAAACTATATCGCATGCAATACCT GAGTTTTGGCATCAATGCATTATCAGGGACACTTCCAAAAGAACTTGGAAATCTTACAGATGTACTATCATT GTCTTTTTCGACAAACAACTTCACTGGTTCTCTCCCATTTGAGCTTGGCAATTTAGTGAAATTACAACAGCT CTACTTTGATAGTTCTGGAATAAGTGGTGCGATTCCTTGGACATTTGCTAATTTAAAAAGCCTTGCAACAGT GTGGGCTTCAGACACTAAACTAACAGGCAGGATACCTGACTTCATTGGAAATTGGTCAAAGCTTACTACCTT GAAGCTTGAAGGAAACTCTTTAGAAGGTCCAATACCCTCAGTGTTTTCCAATTTGACTTCTCTGACAGAGTT GAGAATAAGTGATTTGTCTAATGGGAGCTCTTCACTGGCTTTTATAAGGAATATGAAATCTCTAAGTACCTT AGTGCTGAGGAATAATAACATTTCTGATTCAATTCCATCAAATATAGGAGAATACTTAAAGTTGTCACAGCT GGATCTGAGCTTCAACAATATAACAGGACAGATTCCAAATGCGCTTTTCAATTTGAGTTCGCTCTCTTTCTT GTTTCTTGGAAGTAATAAGTTAAACGGCATTATGCCTGCACAAAAAAGTGGGTCTCTTCTCTACAT TGATTTGTCTTACAATAATTTACAGGGAAGCTTTCCTTCTTGGGTTAGCGAACAAAATTTACAACT TAATTTAGTTGCCAACAATTTCACTATAGAAGGTTCAAACAGCAG TGTTTTGCCTTCAGGATTGACCTGTCTTCAACGGGGTTTTCCTTGCAATCAAGGCATTGGAAGAT ATTCTGAGTTTGCAATTAAGTGTGGTGGACCTCAGATTACCTCTTCTAATGGGATTGTGTATGAGAGAGATAATGAGACACTTGGTCCAGCCACATATTATGTGGTTGACACAGAAAGGTGGGCAGTTAGTAATGTTGGATATTTTAGTGGGTCCAATAATGCTCAGTATACAAGTTCTTCGttatcacaattcacaaatacTTTAGACTCAGAGCTGTTCCAAACAGCTCGGCTCTCTGCTTCATCATTACGATACTATGGCCTAGGGCTTGAGAATGGAAACTACACTGTGAGCCTCCAGTTTGCAGAAATAGCTTTTGTAAACTCTAACACATGGCAAAGTCTTGGGAGGCGTGTCTTCGATATTTATATCCAG GGGAATCTTGTTTTAAAGGATTTTGACATACAAAAGGAAGCTGGTGGTGCCTCTTTTGTAGCTGTTCAGAAGGAATATAATAATGTTCAGGTATCACAAAACTTCCTTGAAATCCATCTCTTTTGGGCTGGAAAGGGGACTTGCTGTGTACCTGCTCAAGGTACTTATGGGCCTTCTATTTCAGCCATCAGTGCTACACCAG AATTTACACCCACTGTTAGTAACAGTCCTCCAAGCAGCAACAAGAATAGGACTGGTCTGATTGTGGGCCTTGTTGTTGGTGTTGGGGTTGTGAGCTTTCTGGCTGTTTTCATTGTTTTCTATGTTGTTCGAAGAAGAAAACTGCCAACCAATGATGATGAAG AGCTCCTTGGAATAGATGCTAAAACATTCACTTTCAGCTATGCTGAACTAAAGACAGCTACAGAAGATTTTAATCCTGATAATAAGCTCGGAGAGGGAGGATTTGGACCAGTTTATAAG GGGACACTTAATGATGGGAGAGTAATTGCTGTGAAGCAACTGTCTGTAACATCACACCAAGGAAAGAACCAATTCCTAACTGAGATTGCTACTATATCTGCTGTGCAACACCGTAACCTTGTGAAGTTGTATGGATGTTGCATTGAGGGAGATAAACGACTCCTTGTGTACGAGTATTTAGAGAATAAAAGTCTTGATCAAGCATTATTTG GAAAAAGAACCTTGAACCTCGATTGGTCAACACGCTTCAATACATGCTTGGGTGTGGCAAGAGGTTTAGTTTATCTTCATGAGGAGTCACGGCTTCGGATTGTGCACAGAGATGTGAAGGCTAGTAATATCCTGCTTGACTTTGATCCCATCCCCAAAATATCAGACTTTGGCTTGGCCAAGCTTTATGATGATAAAAAGACCCACATAAGCACACGCGTTGCAGGGACTAT TGGGTATCTTGCACCGGAGTACGCCATGCGTGGGCACCTTACAGAGAAGGCTGATGTGTTTGCCTTTGGTGTTGTGGCTTTAGAGCTTGTTAGTGTCAGGCCAAATTCTGACTCAAGcttggaagaagaaaagatataTCTTCTTGAATGG GCTTGGCAGTTGCATGAAAACAACCGTGAAGTTGATCTTGTGGACTCTAAATTATCAGAATTCAATGAGGAAGAAGTAAAACGACTAATAGGAGTATCTCTTTTGTGCACTCAAGCATCCCCAACGTTACGACCATCAATGTCGCGTGTGGTGGCAATGCTCTCTGGAGATATTGAAGTGAGCACTGTAACTTCAAGGCCAGGATATTTGACAGATTGGAAATATGATGATATAACCAACGTAATTGGTGAGGGTGCAACTGATATTAGCTATTTCAACTCATCAACAGCCAGTACAAGCATTGTGGGTGATGTAGGGAATTCACTAGCAAATGCTTCTAAACCTATGATTGGTGATGCTATCAAACAGGGTCGATGA
- the LOC126720662 gene encoding probable LRR receptor-like serine/threonine-protein kinase At1g56140 isoform X2, producing the protein MVGSSPLLALVFCVACIFGQLFELAQAQNRTQAATDPAEVTALNTIFQKWGISASSNQWNISGEPCSGAAIDSTSFNDQNHNPFIKCDCSYNSNSTCHITQLKAYALNVVGVIPDELWTLTFLFNLNLGQNYLTGNLSASIGKLYRMQYLSFGINALSGTLPKELGNLTDVLSLSFSTNNFTGSLPFELGNLVKLQQLWASDTKLTGRIPDFIGNWSKLTTLKLEGNSLEGPIPSVFSNLTSLTELRISDLSNGSSSLAFIRNMKSLSTLVLRNNNISDSIPSNIGEYLKLSQLDLSFNNITGQIPNALFNLSSLSFLFLGSNKLNGIMPAQKSGSLLYIDLSYNNLQGSFPSWVSEQNLQLNLVANNFTIEGSNSSVLPSGLTCLQRGFPCNQGIGRYSEFAIKCGGPQITSSNGIVYERDNETLGPATYYVVDTERWAVSNVGYFSGSNNAQYTSSSLSQFTNTLDSELFQTARLSASSLRYYGLGLENGNYTVSLQFAEIAFVNSNTWQSLGRRVFDIYIQGNLVLKDFDIQKEAGGASFVAVQKEYNNVQVSQNFLEIHLFWAGKGTCCVPAQGTYGPSISAISATPEFTPTVSNSPPSSNKNRTGLIVGLVVGVGVVSFLAVFIVFYVVRRRKLPTNDDEELLGIDAKTFTFSYAELKTATEDFNPDNKLGEGGFGPVYKGTLNDGRVIAVKQLSVTSHQGKNQFLTEIATISAVQHRNLVKLYGCCIEGDKRLLVYEYLENKSLDQALFGKRTLNLDWSTRFNTCLGVARGLVYLHEESRLRIVHRDVKASNILLDFDPIPKISDFGLAKLYDDKKTHISTRVAGTIGYLAPEYAMRGHLTEKADVFAFGVVALELVSVRPNSDSSLEEEKIYLLEWAWQLHENNREVDLVDSKLSEFNEEEVKRLIGVSLLCTQASPTLRPSMSRVVAMLSGDIEVSTVTSRPGYLTDWKYDDITNVIGEGATDISYFNSSTASTSIVGDVGNSLANASKPMIGDAIKQGR; encoded by the exons ATGGTAGGATCATCACCTCTTCTAGCTTTAGTTTTTTGTGTTGCTTGCATCTTTGGCCAACTTTTTGAGTTAGCTCAAGCTCAAAATCGAACCCAAGCTGCTACAGATCCTGCTGAAG TGACAGCATTGAATACAATATTTCAAAAATGGGGGATCTCAGCATCATCAAATCAATGGAATATAAGTGGGGAACCATGCAGTGGAGCAGCCATCGACTCCACAAGTTTTAATGACCAAAATCACAACCCTTTTATCAAATGTGACTGTTCGTACAATAGTAACTCTACTTGCCACATTACCCAATT GAAGGCTTATGCCCTAAATGTAGTTGGCGTAATTCCAGATGAACTATGGACTTTGACTTTCCTCTTCAATCT GAATTTGGGCCAAAATTACTTGACTGGTAACTTGTCTGCATCCATCGGCAAACTATATCGCATGCAATACCT GAGTTTTGGCATCAATGCATTATCAGGGACACTTCCAAAAGAACTTGGAAATCTTACAGATGTACTATCATT GTCTTTTTCGACAAACAACTTCACTGGTTCTCTCCCATTTGAGCTTGGCAATTTAGTGAAATTACAACAGCT GTGGGCTTCAGACACTAAACTAACAGGCAGGATACCTGACTTCATTGGAAATTGGTCAAAGCTTACTACCTT GAAGCTTGAAGGAAACTCTTTAGAAGGTCCAATACCCTCAGTGTTTTCCAATTTGACTTCTCTGACAGAGTT GAGAATAAGTGATTTGTCTAATGGGAGCTCTTCACTGGCTTTTATAAGGAATATGAAATCTCTAAGTACCTT AGTGCTGAGGAATAATAACATTTCTGATTCAATTCCATCAAATATAGGAGAATACTTAAAGTTGTCACAGCT GGATCTGAGCTTCAACAATATAACAGGACAGATTCCAAATGCGCTTTTCAATTTGAGTTCGCTCTCTTTCTT GTTTCTTGGAAGTAATAAGTTAAACGGCATTATGCCTGCACAAAAAAGTGGGTCTCTTCTCTACAT TGATTTGTCTTACAATAATTTACAGGGAAGCTTTCCTTCTTGGGTTAGCGAACAAAATTTACAACT TAATTTAGTTGCCAACAATTTCACTATAGAAGGTTCAAACAGCAG TGTTTTGCCTTCAGGATTGACCTGTCTTCAACGGGGTTTTCCTTGCAATCAAGGCATTGGAAGAT ATTCTGAGTTTGCAATTAAGTGTGGTGGACCTCAGATTACCTCTTCTAATGGGATTGTGTATGAGAGAGATAATGAGACACTTGGTCCAGCCACATATTATGTGGTTGACACAGAAAGGTGGGCAGTTAGTAATGTTGGATATTTTAGTGGGTCCAATAATGCTCAGTATACAAGTTCTTCGttatcacaattcacaaatacTTTAGACTCAGAGCTGTTCCAAACAGCTCGGCTCTCTGCTTCATCATTACGATACTATGGCCTAGGGCTTGAGAATGGAAACTACACTGTGAGCCTCCAGTTTGCAGAAATAGCTTTTGTAAACTCTAACACATGGCAAAGTCTTGGGAGGCGTGTCTTCGATATTTATATCCAG GGGAATCTTGTTTTAAAGGATTTTGACATACAAAAGGAAGCTGGTGGTGCCTCTTTTGTAGCTGTTCAGAAGGAATATAATAATGTTCAGGTATCACAAAACTTCCTTGAAATCCATCTCTTTTGGGCTGGAAAGGGGACTTGCTGTGTACCTGCTCAAGGTACTTATGGGCCTTCTATTTCAGCCATCAGTGCTACACCAG AATTTACACCCACTGTTAGTAACAGTCCTCCAAGCAGCAACAAGAATAGGACTGGTCTGATTGTGGGCCTTGTTGTTGGTGTTGGGGTTGTGAGCTTTCTGGCTGTTTTCATTGTTTTCTATGTTGTTCGAAGAAGAAAACTGCCAACCAATGATGATGAAG AGCTCCTTGGAATAGATGCTAAAACATTCACTTTCAGCTATGCTGAACTAAAGACAGCTACAGAAGATTTTAATCCTGATAATAAGCTCGGAGAGGGAGGATTTGGACCAGTTTATAAG GGGACACTTAATGATGGGAGAGTAATTGCTGTGAAGCAACTGTCTGTAACATCACACCAAGGAAAGAACCAATTCCTAACTGAGATTGCTACTATATCTGCTGTGCAACACCGTAACCTTGTGAAGTTGTATGGATGTTGCATTGAGGGAGATAAACGACTCCTTGTGTACGAGTATTTAGAGAATAAAAGTCTTGATCAAGCATTATTTG GAAAAAGAACCTTGAACCTCGATTGGTCAACACGCTTCAATACATGCTTGGGTGTGGCAAGAGGTTTAGTTTATCTTCATGAGGAGTCACGGCTTCGGATTGTGCACAGAGATGTGAAGGCTAGTAATATCCTGCTTGACTTTGATCCCATCCCCAAAATATCAGACTTTGGCTTGGCCAAGCTTTATGATGATAAAAAGACCCACATAAGCACACGCGTTGCAGGGACTAT TGGGTATCTTGCACCGGAGTACGCCATGCGTGGGCACCTTACAGAGAAGGCTGATGTGTTTGCCTTTGGTGTTGTGGCTTTAGAGCTTGTTAGTGTCAGGCCAAATTCTGACTCAAGcttggaagaagaaaagatataTCTTCTTGAATGG GCTTGGCAGTTGCATGAAAACAACCGTGAAGTTGATCTTGTGGACTCTAAATTATCAGAATTCAATGAGGAAGAAGTAAAACGACTAATAGGAGTATCTCTTTTGTGCACTCAAGCATCCCCAACGTTACGACCATCAATGTCGCGTGTGGTGGCAATGCTCTCTGGAGATATTGAAGTGAGCACTGTAACTTCAAGGCCAGGATATTTGACAGATTGGAAATATGATGATATAACCAACGTAATTGGTGAGGGTGCAACTGATATTAGCTATTTCAACTCATCAACAGCCAGTACAAGCATTGTGGGTGATGTAGGGAATTCACTAGCAAATGCTTCTAAACCTATGATTGGTGATGCTATCAAACAGGGTCGATGA
- the LOC126720662 gene encoding probable LRR receptor-like serine/threonine-protein kinase At1g56140 isoform X3, translating to MQYLSFGINALSGTLPKELGNLTDVLSLSFSTNNFTGSLPFELGNLVKLQQLYFDSSGISGAIPWTFANLKSLATVWASDTKLTGRIPDFIGNWSKLTTLKLEGNSLEGPIPSVFSNLTSLTELRISDLSNGSSSLAFIRNMKSLSTLVLRNNNISDSIPSNIGEYLKLSQLDLSFNNITGQIPNALFNLSSLSFLFLGSNKLNGIMPAQKSGSLLYIDLSYNNLQGSFPSWVSEQNLQLNLVANNFTIEGSNSSVLPSGLTCLQRGFPCNQGIGRYSEFAIKCGGPQITSSNGIVYERDNETLGPATYYVVDTERWAVSNVGYFSGSNNAQYTSSSLSQFTNTLDSELFQTARLSASSLRYYGLGLENGNYTVSLQFAEIAFVNSNTWQSLGRRVFDIYIQGNLVLKDFDIQKEAGGASFVAVQKEYNNVQVSQNFLEIHLFWAGKGTCCVPAQGTYGPSISAISATPEFTPTVSNSPPSSNKNRTGLIVGLVVGVGVVSFLAVFIVFYVVRRRKLPTNDDEELLGIDAKTFTFSYAELKTATEDFNPDNKLGEGGFGPVYKGTLNDGRVIAVKQLSVTSHQGKNQFLTEIATISAVQHRNLVKLYGCCIEGDKRLLVYEYLENKSLDQALFGKRTLNLDWSTRFNTCLGVARGLVYLHEESRLRIVHRDVKASNILLDFDPIPKISDFGLAKLYDDKKTHISTRVAGTIGYLAPEYAMRGHLTEKADVFAFGVVALELVSVRPNSDSSLEEEKIYLLEWAWQLHENNREVDLVDSKLSEFNEEEVKRLIGVSLLCTQASPTLRPSMSRVVAMLSGDIEVSTVTSRPGYLTDWKYDDITNVIGEGATDISYFNSSTASTSIVGDVGNSLANASKPMIGDAIKQGR from the exons ATGCAATACCT GAGTTTTGGCATCAATGCATTATCAGGGACACTTCCAAAAGAACTTGGAAATCTTACAGATGTACTATCATT GTCTTTTTCGACAAACAACTTCACTGGTTCTCTCCCATTTGAGCTTGGCAATTTAGTGAAATTACAACAGCT CTACTTTGATAGTTCTGGAATAAGTGGTGCGATTCCTTGGACATTTGCTAATTTAAAAAGCCTTGCAACAGT GTGGGCTTCAGACACTAAACTAACAGGCAGGATACCTGACTTCATTGGAAATTGGTCAAAGCTTACTACCTT GAAGCTTGAAGGAAACTCTTTAGAAGGTCCAATACCCTCAGTGTTTTCCAATTTGACTTCTCTGACAGAGTT GAGAATAAGTGATTTGTCTAATGGGAGCTCTTCACTGGCTTTTATAAGGAATATGAAATCTCTAAGTACCTT AGTGCTGAGGAATAATAACATTTCTGATTCAATTCCATCAAATATAGGAGAATACTTAAAGTTGTCACAGCT GGATCTGAGCTTCAACAATATAACAGGACAGATTCCAAATGCGCTTTTCAATTTGAGTTCGCTCTCTTTCTT GTTTCTTGGAAGTAATAAGTTAAACGGCATTATGCCTGCACAAAAAAGTGGGTCTCTTCTCTACAT TGATTTGTCTTACAATAATTTACAGGGAAGCTTTCCTTCTTGGGTTAGCGAACAAAATTTACAACT TAATTTAGTTGCCAACAATTTCACTATAGAAGGTTCAAACAGCAG TGTTTTGCCTTCAGGATTGACCTGTCTTCAACGGGGTTTTCCTTGCAATCAAGGCATTGGAAGAT ATTCTGAGTTTGCAATTAAGTGTGGTGGACCTCAGATTACCTCTTCTAATGGGATTGTGTATGAGAGAGATAATGAGACACTTGGTCCAGCCACATATTATGTGGTTGACACAGAAAGGTGGGCAGTTAGTAATGTTGGATATTTTAGTGGGTCCAATAATGCTCAGTATACAAGTTCTTCGttatcacaattcacaaatacTTTAGACTCAGAGCTGTTCCAAACAGCTCGGCTCTCTGCTTCATCATTACGATACTATGGCCTAGGGCTTGAGAATGGAAACTACACTGTGAGCCTCCAGTTTGCAGAAATAGCTTTTGTAAACTCTAACACATGGCAAAGTCTTGGGAGGCGTGTCTTCGATATTTATATCCAG GGGAATCTTGTTTTAAAGGATTTTGACATACAAAAGGAAGCTGGTGGTGCCTCTTTTGTAGCTGTTCAGAAGGAATATAATAATGTTCAGGTATCACAAAACTTCCTTGAAATCCATCTCTTTTGGGCTGGAAAGGGGACTTGCTGTGTACCTGCTCAAGGTACTTATGGGCCTTCTATTTCAGCCATCAGTGCTACACCAG AATTTACACCCACTGTTAGTAACAGTCCTCCAAGCAGCAACAAGAATAGGACTGGTCTGATTGTGGGCCTTGTTGTTGGTGTTGGGGTTGTGAGCTTTCTGGCTGTTTTCATTGTTTTCTATGTTGTTCGAAGAAGAAAACTGCCAACCAATGATGATGAAG AGCTCCTTGGAATAGATGCTAAAACATTCACTTTCAGCTATGCTGAACTAAAGACAGCTACAGAAGATTTTAATCCTGATAATAAGCTCGGAGAGGGAGGATTTGGACCAGTTTATAAG GGGACACTTAATGATGGGAGAGTAATTGCTGTGAAGCAACTGTCTGTAACATCACACCAAGGAAAGAACCAATTCCTAACTGAGATTGCTACTATATCTGCTGTGCAACACCGTAACCTTGTGAAGTTGTATGGATGTTGCATTGAGGGAGATAAACGACTCCTTGTGTACGAGTATTTAGAGAATAAAAGTCTTGATCAAGCATTATTTG GAAAAAGAACCTTGAACCTCGATTGGTCAACACGCTTCAATACATGCTTGGGTGTGGCAAGAGGTTTAGTTTATCTTCATGAGGAGTCACGGCTTCGGATTGTGCACAGAGATGTGAAGGCTAGTAATATCCTGCTTGACTTTGATCCCATCCCCAAAATATCAGACTTTGGCTTGGCCAAGCTTTATGATGATAAAAAGACCCACATAAGCACACGCGTTGCAGGGACTAT TGGGTATCTTGCACCGGAGTACGCCATGCGTGGGCACCTTACAGAGAAGGCTGATGTGTTTGCCTTTGGTGTTGTGGCTTTAGAGCTTGTTAGTGTCAGGCCAAATTCTGACTCAAGcttggaagaagaaaagatataTCTTCTTGAATGG GCTTGGCAGTTGCATGAAAACAACCGTGAAGTTGATCTTGTGGACTCTAAATTATCAGAATTCAATGAGGAAGAAGTAAAACGACTAATAGGAGTATCTCTTTTGTGCACTCAAGCATCCCCAACGTTACGACCATCAATGTCGCGTGTGGTGGCAATGCTCTCTGGAGATATTGAAGTGAGCACTGTAACTTCAAGGCCAGGATATTTGACAGATTGGAAATATGATGATATAACCAACGTAATTGGTGAGGGTGCAACTGATATTAGCTATTTCAACTCATCAACAGCCAGTACAAGCATTGTGGGTGATGTAGGGAATTCACTAGCAAATGCTTCTAAACCTATGATTGGTGATGCTATCAAACAGGGTCGATGA